In Silene latifolia isolate original U9 population chromosome X, ASM4854445v1, whole genome shotgun sequence, the following proteins share a genomic window:
- the LOC141622553 gene encoding 28 kDa ribonucleoprotein, chloroplastic-like: MATTTTNPFLKTLAISISITTPSLPKLTSLFLPKSLFFTKPTKLFTLSLQKSTIFAPLFVAQTSDFEQESSTNAVLDEEEEEEAVVSWDMPQDVSEPEASGFETEDGFSQPPEDAKLYVGNLPYDVDSEKLANMFDGAGVVEIAEVIYNRETDRSRGFGFVTMSTVEEVDKAVEMFSNYEINGRSLVVNKAAPRGSRPVRTERPPREFEPSFRVYVGNLPWDVDNGRLEQLFSEHGKVLSARVVSDRDTGRSRGFGFITMASETEMNDAIAALDGQSLEGRAIRVNVAEERPPRRY; encoded by the exons ATggcgacaacaacaacaaatccctTCCTCAAAACCCTAGCAATCTCAATCTCAATCACAACACCATCCCTACCAAAACTCACTTCACTCTTCCTCCCAAAATCCCTCTTTTTCACAAAACCCACCAAACTATTCACTCTTTCCCTCCAAAAATCCACCATTTTTGCACCACTTTTTGTTGCACaaacatctgattttgaacaagAGAGCTCTACTAATGCGGTtcttgatgaagaagaagaagaagaagctgtAGTTAGTTGGGACATGCCACAGGATGTCTCTGAGCCTGAAGCTTCTGGTTTCGAAACCGAAGACGGGTTTTCTCAACCCCCTGAGGATGCTAAGTTGTATGTTGGTAATTTGCCTTATGATGTTGATAGTGAGAAATTAGCTAACATGTTTGATGGAGCTGGTGTTGTTGAGATTGCTGAG GTAATCTACAACAGGGAGACTGACAGGAGTAGAGGGTTCGGTTTTGTCACAATGAGTACGGTTGAAGAAGTCGACAAGGCTGTCGAAATGTTCAGTAATTAT GAAATAAATGGAAGATCATTAGTTGTAAACAAAGCTGCTCCAAGAGGTTCACGACCTGTGAGAACTGAGAGACCACCTCGGGAGTTTGAGCCTTCTTTCAGAGTCTATGTCGGCAACCTTCCATGGGATGTGGATAATGGTCGTCTTGAGCAACTTTTTAGTGAACATGGCAAAGTTTTAAGTGCCCGTGTAGTTTCAGACCGAGATACTGGCCGTTCGCGTGGATTCGGATTTATCACCATGGCCTCAGAGACTGAGATGAATGATGCTATTGCTGCTCTTGATGGACAG AGCTTGGAGGGAAGAGCGATCAGGGTAAATGTAGCTGAAGAGAGACCTCCAAGACGCTACTGA
- the LOC141623400 gene encoding uncharacterized protein LOC141623400 produces MGTGVGIVCRGADGAVVWGISRQERLELEPREAEAMAVLVGVQEALHRGLNKVMVEGDCLEVIEALKKRKQGRNEFYAIISDILELSCNFNSIAWSFVGRKFNRVAHGLAHVRPWRFGERRWDARLPENITDLVEFDSINRM; encoded by the coding sequence ATGGGTACGGGGGTGGGAATTGTGTGTCGAGGTGCTGATGGTGCGGTGGTGTGGGGAATATCGAGGCAGGAGAGATTGGAGTTGGAGCCTAGAGAAGCGGAAGCCATGGCAGTTCTGGTAGGCGTTCAAGAAGCGTTACACAGAGGACTTAACAAGGTgatggtggagggagactgtttAGAGGTGATTGAAGCGTTAAAGAAGCGGAAGCAGGGTCGCAACGAATTCTATGCCATTATTAGCGATATTCTTGAGTTGAGTTGTAATTTTAATTCCATTGCTTGGTCGTTTGTAGGTAGGAAGTTCAATCGTGTTGCTCATGGACTAGCCCATGTTCGTCCATGGCGATTTGGTGAACGTAGGTGGGATGCTAGACTCCCGGAAAACATTACGGATTTGGTTGAGTTTGATTCAATTAATAGAATGTAA